ACTTTCAAAAGTGAGTGTAGAATTAGGAGGAATAGCTTTTTTATCTAATATATTTAGAGAACTTCTAGCCATATTTTTAATACCTATTATTGCAAAAAAAATAGGTTCATTTGAATCTGTTTCTGTTGCAGGAGCAACTGCAATGGATTCTGTTTTGCCTATTATAAATAAAAGTAATCCTGCTGAAATTTCTATAATCTCATTTTATAGTGGACTTGTGATATCAATAATAGTTCCAATTTTAATTCCAATTTTGGTAAATATTTTTTCATTATAGAAAGTTGACAATTTTGGTAATGAATGGTAAAATAAATTATGTTAAGTGATACTTAATTATTGTATTTTAAAAACTATAATAATATTAAATTTAGAAAGTGGAGTGATACAAATGTTTGAAACTTGGGCAGAAAATCTATATGATGAAACTTTTAGTGATGTGTTTGATGCTTTGGTAGCAGAATATAAAAATGGAGAAATATCAGTTGAGCAATTAAAAATAAACCTTGCAGAACAACAACAAATTCTTTTAAATGCTTTTACTGAGGGAGAAGTTAAATCAACATATTGTAATGCTATGGTTGATGCACACCAATATGTTTTAGCATTAATAAATAATGGTAAAATTGTAAGAGAATAATTAAGGAGGTTTTTATATGAAAACTTATGTTTTTTTAGCAGATGGCTTTGAGATTTTGGAAACCTTTGCACCTGTTGATGTTTTAAAAAGATGTGGAGCAGAAGTTGTAACTGTGTCAACTGAAAAAGATTTATTTGTTGCTAGTTCACAAAAAAATATTGTAAAAGCTGATGTCATGTTATCAGATCTTGATTATAAAACAGCAGATTTAGTTATAATACCTGGTGGTTATCCTGGATATGTTAATTTAAGAGAAAATAAAGAAGTTGTTGATATAGTTAGATATTTTTTAGATAAT
This Fusobacterium animalis 7_1 DNA region includes the following protein-coding sequences:
- a CDS encoding DJ-1 family glyoxalase III yields the protein MKTYVFLADGFEILETFAPVDVLKRCGAEVVTVSTEKDLFVASSQKNIVKADVMLSDLDYKTADLVIIPGGYPGYVNLRENKEVVDIVRYFLDNDKYIASICGGPTIFSYNNLANGTKLTAHSAVREEIEKNHIYVDVPTHIDGKIITGIGAGQAINFAFKIAEQFFDKEKIDEVKKGMEII